In the genome of Mycoplasma seminis, one region contains:
- the tsaD gene encoding tRNA (adenosine(37)-N6)-threonylcarbamoyltransferase complex transferase subunit TsaD, giving the protein MLILGIETSHDDTSIAVLRDGKVLDMWTISQIDIFKEFGGTIPEVSSREHVKNIALIQLMLQEKYDLNEFDYVAYTKEPGLVGTLQVGYLFASAIAQSIQKPLIPVNHLIGHFLSSTLTEEITFPALCLLVSGGHTQLIYASSPSQTEIIGETLDDAVGEAFDKVSTRLGLGFPGGPIIDKLSQSYDGTYVEFTKPHTENDFDFSFSGLKTQVLNKVNKAKMKNEQIDPIMLAVSFQRTAVNYLIAKTKLALEKYDVKTLVLGGGVSANKLLRSEFVKLHPNTIIPSLKYATDNGAMIAQAAYLELLEKNK; this is encoded by the coding sequence GTGCTTATTTTAGGTATTGAAACTTCACACGACGATACTTCAATCGCAGTATTGCGTGATGGAAAAGTTCTTGATATGTGAACTATTTCTCAAATTGATATTTTCAAAGAATTCGGAGGTACTATTCCAGAAGTATCCTCACGTGAACATGTTAAAAATATTGCTTTAATTCAATTAATGCTTCAAGAAAAATATGATTTAAATGAATTTGATTATGTAGCTTATACTAAAGAGCCTGGATTGGTAGGTACATTACAAGTTGGTTACTTATTTGCTAGCGCTATAGCGCAAAGCATTCAAAAGCCTCTAATTCCAGTAAATCATTTAATTGGACATTTTCTTTCTTCAACATTAACTGAAGAAATCACATTTCCTGCTTTATGTTTACTAGTTTCTGGTGGTCATACTCAATTAATTTACGCTTCTTCTCCATCACAAACTGAAATTATTGGTGAAACCTTAGATGACGCTGTTGGTGAAGCATTTGATAAGGTTTCTACTCGTCTAGGACTTGGATTCCCTGGCGGACCTATTATTGATAAATTATCCCAATCTTATGATGGAACTTATGTAGAATTCACTAAACCACATACCGAAAATGACTTTGACTTCTCATTTTCAGGTTTAAAAACTCAAGTATTAAATAAAGTTAATAAAGCTAAAATGAAAAATGAACAAATTGATCCTATTATGCTTGCAGTTTCATTTCAAAGAACTGCTGTGAATTATTTAATAGCTAAAACAAAACTTGCACTTGAAAAATACGATGTTAAAACTTTAGTACTTGGTGGTGGGGTTTCTGCTAATAAATTGCTTAGAAGTGAGTTTGTTAAATTACATCCAAATACAATTATTCCATCATTAAAGTATGCTACTGATAATGGAGCGATGATAGCTCAAGCAGCTTATTTAGAGTTACTTGAAAAGAATAAATAA
- a CDS encoding glutamate decarboxylase — translation MPLHNVKSNKNDSIFGNKFADKELPKDKLPKTESDPDTVLEIVKDELFLDGNARQNLATFCQTWEEKQVHELMDISINKNLIDKDEYPQTAEIERRCVAMVANLWNAPKDKEPIGTSGIGSSEACMLGGMAMLERWKERRKAAGKPYDKPNLVCGPVQVVWEKFCRYWDVEIRQVPMEEDRFYMDADSMLKYIDENTIGVVTTFGLTFTGAYEPVKELSDALDKLYKTTGLDVQMHVDAASGGFLAPFIEPGIIWDFRVPRVKSISASGHKFGLAPLGAGWVVWRDKSELPEKLIFHVNYLGGDMPVFQINFSRPAGQIISQYYLFLRLGMEGYRKIHQNCYDTAQYIAKEIEGMGYFDLINDGDPKKGIPATTWKFKKGVDLGFNLYDLADKLRVRGWQVPAYSLPANAQDVIVQRVLIRQGFGRDMAALMIQDLKNAVEELKAHNPEVSLDEKSGGFKHT, via the coding sequence ATGCCGTTACACAATGTAAAAAGCAATAAAAACGACAGTATTTTCGGGAACAAATTTGCCGATAAAGAATTGCCTAAAGACAAATTACCAAAGACAGAATCTGATCCTGATACTGTTTTAGAAATTGTTAAGGACGAATTGTTTTTAGACGGTAATGCAAGACAAAATCTTGCTACATTCTGTCAAACTTGGGAAGAAAAACAAGTTCACGAATTAATGGACATTTCTATCAATAAAAACTTAATAGATAAAGATGAATATCCACAAACAGCTGAAATTGAAAGACGCTGTGTTGCTATGGTTGCAAATTTATGAAATGCACCTAAAGATAAAGAGCCTATTGGTACTTCAGGAATCGGTTCATCTGAAGCTTGCATGCTTGGTGGTATGGCTATGCTTGAAAGATGAAAAGAAAGAAGAAAAGCAGCAGGTAAACCATATGACAAACCTAACTTGGTTTGTGGACCAGTTCAAGTTGTTTGAGAAAAATTCTGTAGATACTGAGATGTAGAAATTCGTCAAGTTCCAATGGAAGAAGACCGCTTCTATATGGATGCTGATAGCATGCTTAAATACATTGACGAAAATACAATCGGGGTAGTTACAACATTTGGATTAACATTTACTGGTGCATATGAACCTGTTAAAGAACTTTCAGATGCCTTAGATAAATTATACAAAACCACTGGTTTAGATGTTCAAATGCACGTTGATGCTGCAAGTGGAGGTTTCTTAGCTCCATTCATTGAACCTGGTATTATCTGAGACTTTAGAGTACCTAGAGTTAAATCAATTTCAGCTTCAGGACACAAATTCGGACTAGCACCACTTGGAGCTGGTTGAGTTGTATGAAGAGATAAGAGTGAATTACCAGAAAAACTTATCTTCCACGTAAATTACTTAGGTGGAGATATGCCGGTATTCCAAATTAATTTCTCACGTCCTGCTGGACAAATCATTTCACAATACTACTTATTCCTTCGTTTAGGAATGGAAGGATATAGAAAGATTCATCAAAATTGCTATGACACAGCACAATACATAGCAAAAGAAATTGAAGGTATGGGATACTTTGATCTCATCAATGATGGTGATCCTAAGAAAGGTATTCCAGCTACAACTTGAAAATTCAAGAAAGGTGTAGATTTAGGATTCAATCTCTACGATTTAGCTGATAAATTAAGAGTTAGAGGATGACAAGTTCCTGCTTACTCATTACCAGCAAATGCTCAAGACGTAATTGTTCAAAGAGTACTTATCCGTCAAGGATTTGGTCGTGATATGGCTGCTTTAATGATCCAAGATCTTAAAAATGCCGTAGAAGAACTAAAAGCTCACAACCCAGAAGTTTCACTCGATGAAAAATCAGGTGGATTCAAACATACTTAA
- the glsA gene encoding glutaminase A, whose product MLDLNKIKDTLEKSYNKYKDLAEGKNASYIPYLAKVPSNLCGVSLVTTKGEVINLGDYEYRFAIESISKVCTLALALEENNPQVIKTKIGTSPTGLPFNSVMALELHKDKPLSPLVNAGAIATTSLIEAKDKEERWDKILDIQRRLMSDKITLSDDVNTSEQDTNFHNRAISWLLYSANQIYSDPMDACDVYTRQCSTLVSANDLALLASTLANGGKHPITGEQVISKNNVPHILAEMTMEGLYDKSGEFAYYVGLPGKSGVGGGLIAVVPGKLGVAVFSPPLDAYGNSVRGFKIIKDFCNKMNFNLYKKDE is encoded by the coding sequence ATGTTAGATTTAAACAAAATTAAAGATACATTAGAAAAATCTTATAACAAATATAAAGATTTAGCAGAAGGTAAAAATGCAAGTTACATCCCTTACTTAGCAAAAGTTCCTTCAAACTTATGCGGAGTAAGTTTAGTAACTACAAAAGGTGAAGTTATCAACTTAGGTGATTACGAGTATCGTTTCGCAATTGAGTCTATTTCAAAAGTTTGTACACTTGCACTAGCTCTTGAAGAAAATAATCCACAAGTTATTAAAACTAAAATCGGAACAAGCCCAACAGGATTACCATTTAATTCTGTAATGGCTTTAGAATTACACAAAGATAAACCTCTTTCACCATTAGTAAATGCAGGAGCAATAGCTACTACAAGTTTAATTGAAGCTAAAGATAAAGAAGAAAGATGGGATAAAATTCTTGATATCCAAAGAAGATTAATGAGCGATAAAATTACTTTATCAGATGATGTTAATACTTCAGAACAAGATACTAACTTCCACAATCGAGCTATTTCTTGGTTATTATACTCAGCAAACCAAATCTATTCTGACCCAATGGATGCTTGTGATGTATATACCAGACAATGTTCAACTTTAGTTTCTGCAAATGATTTAGCGCTACTAGCTAGCACACTTGCAAATGGTGGAAAACACCCTATTACAGGAGAACAAGTAATTTCTAAAAATAATGTTCCACACATTTTAGCTGAAATGACTATGGAAGGATTATATGATAAATCTGGTGAATTCGCCTACTACGTAGGATTACCAGGAAAAAGTGGAGTTGGTGGAGGGTTAATTGCAGTAGTTCCTGGAAAACTAGGTGTTGCAGTATTTAGTCCCCCATTAGATGCTTACGGAAACTCTGTTAGAGGATTTAAAATCATCAAAGATTTCTGTAATAAAATGAACTTTAACTTATACAAAAAAGATGAGTAA
- the gadC gene encoding putative glutamine/gamma-aminobutyrate antiporter GadC codes for MILWKRKTAAAQNANGTTANANAQPKTKKVLSLFSLVLMNIVAVVSLRGLPAEAEYGLGSIFYYVFAAIFFLIPVAIVAAELASTYTEKGGVFRWVGEAFGPRLAFLSMFLLWSEVTIWFPAALTFGAVSIAYISPDTKAAQWIANNKAIVLAIVLIIYWLATILSSFGTKIFAKVAKWGGIIGTIIPVIILIGFGFAYIIAGNPSANVMRASDLFPKFKGFDSLVLAASIFLFYAGMEMNAIHVTELDNPKRNYPIAILISSIVTVLVFILGTLAIAFLLPAADINLTQGLLVTYIKAFTWAGVPWLGQVLAFMLAIGVLAGIVTWVSGPSNGMLAVGKAGYLPRWFQKTTKRNVPINLLLIQGGIVTVLSVLFVVLPSVQAAYQILSQLTVILYLIMYLLMFASGIYLRYSQPSRPRPFRIPGPKNIGMWIFGGLGLIGSTLALIVSFAPPNQINVGSPVTYIAILIGVTIVFCIIPFVIFALRKPHWVDPNSDFAPFTWEMEGTQPGLVNESSAHPEALAKVYFDNKVRQDINIFDKDIKDKIADLEKYIARKEEVLLIKLQRDSTAFAKSEAKIIHELEHENKSVTNKMNSEKKAVSKILDLNKKSKDKDTAQAPAVNAAPPASDASSNKPTDNSSAGK; via the coding sequence ATGATTTTATGGAAACGCAAAACAGCAGCCGCCCAAAATGCTAACGGTACTACGGCTAATGCGAATGCACAACCTAAAACCAAAAAAGTTTTAAGTCTTTTTAGTTTAGTACTCATGAACATTGTTGCTGTTGTTTCTTTAAGGGGACTTCCTGCAGAAGCTGAATATGGACTTGGGTCAATATTCTACTATGTTTTTGCAGCTATCTTCTTCTTGATACCTGTGGCTATTGTAGCGGCTGAACTTGCTTCTACATATACCGAAAAAGGTGGTGTTTTTAGATGAGTTGGAGAGGCTTTTGGTCCAAGACTAGCCTTCCTTTCGATGTTCTTATTGTGGTCAGAGGTAACCATTTGATTCCCTGCTGCCCTTACATTCGGAGCTGTATCAATTGCATACATTTCTCCGGATACCAAAGCCGCCCAATGGATAGCTAACAATAAAGCTATAGTTTTAGCAATTGTTTTAATTATCTATTGACTTGCTACAATTCTTTCTTCATTTGGAACAAAGATATTTGCTAAAGTAGCAAAATGAGGTGGAATTATTGGAACAATTATTCCAGTAATTATCCTTATTGGTTTTGGATTTGCATACATTATTGCAGGTAACCCCTCTGCAAATGTAATGAGAGCAAGTGACCTATTCCCTAAATTTAAGGGATTTGATTCACTTGTACTTGCAGCCAGCATATTTCTATTCTATGCTGGTATGGAAATGAATGCTATCCACGTAACTGAACTTGATAATCCAAAAAGAAATTATCCTATTGCTATTTTAATTTCTTCTATTGTAACTGTACTTGTATTTATTCTTGGTACATTAGCAATAGCATTCTTATTACCAGCAGCAGATATTAACTTAACTCAAGGATTATTAGTTACATACATTAAAGCCTTTACATGGGCTGGTGTTCCTTGACTTGGTCAAGTATTAGCATTCATGCTAGCTATTGGTGTGCTAGCTGGAATTGTAACCTGAGTTTCAGGTCCAAGTAATGGTATGTTAGCTGTTGGTAAGGCTGGATACCTTCCTAGATGATTCCAAAAAACAACCAAAAGAAATGTACCTATCAATCTCCTTTTAATTCAAGGGGGAATTGTAACTGTTCTTTCAGTATTATTCGTTGTACTTCCTTCAGTGCAAGCAGCTTACCAAATTTTAAGTCAACTTACAGTAATTCTTTACTTAATTATGTACTTATTAATGTTTGCCTCAGGAATATACTTAAGATATTCACAACCTTCACGGCCTAGACCATTTAGGATTCCAGGACCAAAGAATATAGGTATGTGGATATTTGGTGGACTGGGACTTATTGGTTCAACATTAGCATTAATTGTTAGTTTTGCACCACCAAACCAAATTAACGTTGGTAGCCCAGTTACATATATCGCAATCTTAATTGGTGTTACGATTGTATTCTGTATTATACCTTTTGTAATTTTTGCCTTAAGAAAACCACACTGAGTTGATCCTAATTCAGATTTTGCACCATTTACATGAGAAATGGAAGGAACTCAACCTGGGCTTGTAAATGAATCAAGTGCACACCCAGAAGCATTAGCTAAAGTGTACTTTGATAACAAGGTAAGACAAGATATTAACATCTTTGATAAAGATATTAAAGATAAAATAGCTGACCTTGAAAAATACATTGCACGGAAAGAAGAAGTTCTGCTTATTAAGCTGCAAAGAGATTCTACTGCATTCGCAAAAAGTGAAGCAAAAATAATCCATGAATTAGAACACGAAAATAAATCAGTAACTAATAAAATGAACTCAGAGAAAAAAGCAGTTTCAAAAATCTTAGATCTCAATAAGAAATCCAAAGATAAAGATACTGCACAAGCTCCCGCAGTAAATGCTGCTCCACCAGCATCAGATGCAAGTTCTAATAAACCTACTGATAATTCGTCAGCTGGTAAATAA
- a CDS encoding LacI family DNA-binding transcriptional regulator, with product MNDVNDINKTDNITEEEKKPDNKQISYKDISNIANVSISTISRYYNGGYVSPKTRKKIASVVKEYEYIPNHGARMIRGKDSSIFVIAPLFGSNFYQHIINGIIAACSRSNKRVITTYSNPSTNEYIETIKYILSWRPTSLVLFIPEYDEFLFSYLKTIDGVAIVVYGYRIDGLSWIKPNEVKGFKDVTLDLFKQAPENDNKILFLEDKKLTSNQKINRYAGFRQACEENNIQFAKYEISSRKQDREIQELVTYARINNISNIVCSTHDSFISLTALANNTFRLTDIGYQSIYDNLRVYKSKIFVDYPLIGLEIEKMIADQIMNKELQTREIDLKLISSKKSKNA from the coding sequence ATGAATGACGTAAATGATATAAATAAGACAGATAACATTACTGAAGAAGAGAAAAAACCAGATAATAAACAAATCTCTTATAAAGATATTTCAAATATCGCTAATGTTTCAATTTCAACAATTAGTAGATATTACAACGGGGGATATGTTTCACCTAAAACTAGAAAGAAAATTGCTTCTGTAGTTAAGGAATATGAATACATTCCAAACCATGGTGCAAGAATGATTAGAGGTAAGGACAGTTCAATTTTTGTAATCGCACCTTTATTTGGAAGTAATTTCTATCAACATATTATTAATGGTATTATTGCAGCTTGTTCACGTAGCAATAAAAGAGTAATTACTACTTATTCAAACCCTTCAACTAATGAATATATTGAAACTATTAAATATATTTTATCTTGAAGACCTACTTCACTTGTTTTATTCATTCCAGAATATGATGAATTCTTATTCTCGTACTTAAAAACAATTGATGGAGTAGCAATTGTAGTTTATGGATACAGAATTGATGGATTAAGCTGAATTAAACCAAATGAAGTTAAAGGATTTAAAGATGTTACTTTAGATCTCTTTAAGCAAGCACCTGAAAATGATAATAAAATTTTATTCTTAGAAGATAAAAAGCTTACTAGCAACCAAAAAATCAACCGTTATGCTGGATTTAGACAAGCTTGTGAAGAAAATAACATTCAATTTGCTAAATATGAAATTTCATCACGTAAACAAGATAGAGAAATTCAAGAATTAGTAACTTATGCAAGAATTAACAATATTTCAAATATTGTTTGTTCAACACACGATTCATTTATTTCACTAACTGCACTTGCTAATAATACTTTTAGATTAACTGATATTGGATATCAATCAATTTATGATAATTTAAGAGTTTACAAAAGTAAGATTTTTGTCGATTATCCTTTAATTGGTCTTGAGATTGAAAAGATGATTGCAGATCAAATAATGAACAAAGAATTGCAAACTAGAGAGATAGATTTAAAACTTATCTCAAGTAAAAAGAGCAAAAACGCCTAA
- a CDS encoding phosphopentomutase, with amino-acid sequence MAKFRRVFMIVTDGLGIGPDKDQHRFGDDGANTIRSASMVEEFKIDTWKKLGIGNITELNGNYHVKQPMAYMAKVQEVSNAKDTLAGHWEMMGIKTLVPFPTFTENGFPQELIDELSKAFDGRPILGNKSGSGTEMISEYAAEQKEKGGIIVYTSMDSVLQIAAHEEWIGLDNLYKYAKAAREICSSRPEWNVGRIIARPFVGENGEYTRTFNRHDYANKPREMILNELQAQGVEVISVGKINDIFVGQGITKHYPSGSDAKGMDVTIELAEGDGENQFIFTNLVQFDSHFGHRRNVHGYAQNIADLDAKLGKLINAMREDDLLIITSDHGNDPLYPGFNHTREFLPATIYSKSFKSPKVLENFRGLGTLGNIVARNFGAEIITETGDDVFEKLV; translated from the coding sequence ATGGCTAAATTTAGACGTGTATTTATGATCGTTACTGATGGTCTTGGAATTGGTCCAGATAAAGACCAACACCGTTTTGGTGACGATGGTGCAAATACAATTAGATCTGCATCAATGGTAGAAGAATTCAAAATTGATACATGAAAAAAACTTGGAATTGGTAACATTACAGAATTAAACGGAAACTACCATGTAAAACAACCAATGGCTTACATGGCTAAAGTTCAAGAAGTTTCAAATGCTAAAGATACATTAGCAGGACACTGAGAAATGATGGGTATTAAAACATTAGTACCATTCCCAACATTTACAGAAAACGGATTCCCACAAGAATTAATCGATGAATTATCTAAAGCATTCGATGGAAGACCAATTTTAGGAAACAAATCAGGTTCAGGAACAGAAATGATTTCTGAATATGCTGCAGAACAAAAAGAAAAAGGTGGAATCATTGTTTATACATCAATGGACTCAGTTCTTCAAATTGCTGCACATGAAGAATGAATCGGACTTGACAACTTATACAAATACGCTAAAGCTGCTCGTGAAATTTGTTCATCACGTCCAGAATGAAACGTAGGTAGAATTATTGCTCGTCCATTCGTTGGTGAAAACGGAGAATACACAAGAACATTCAACAGACACGATTATGCAAACAAACCAAGAGAAATGATCTTAAACGAATTACAAGCTCAAGGTGTTGAAGTTATCTCAGTTGGAAAAATTAACGATATCTTCGTAGGACAAGGAATTACAAAACACTATCCAAGTGGTTCAGATGCTAAAGGTATGGATGTTACAATTGAACTTGCTGAAGGTGATGGAGAAAACCAATTTATCTTCACAAACTTAGTTCAATTTGACTCACACTTTGGACACAGAAGAAACGTTCACGGATACGCACAAAACATTGCTGATTTAGATGCTAAATTAGGTAAATTAATCAACGCAATGCGTGAAGATGACTTATTAATCATCACAAGTGACCATGGTAATGACCCATTATACCCAGGATTCAACCACACAAGAGAATTCTTACCAGCTACAATTTATTCAAAATCATTCAAATCACCTAAAGTATTAGAAAACTTCAGAGGTTTAGGTACATTAGGAAACATCGTTGCTAGAAACTTCGGTGCTGAAATAATCACTGAAACAGGTGATGATGTGTTTGAAAAATTAGTATAA
- the pip gene encoding prolyl aminopeptidase, which produces MKLFSNIEPYEKGYLQVDDIHSLYYEVSGNPNGQAVFFFHGGPGGSTSAKCRRFFDPKFYKIVLFDQRGAGKSKPYCELKNNTTQELVEDVEKLRKHLNLGKVVILGGSWGSTLAMCYAIKYAKNIKALILRGVFLARQEDIDFLYEKGADVFYPDYFAKYKKFVENEKGNSILEKYYNLLIGDDLEKRKQAADLFANWESEVVSINKAKLHPNFKSDYQIALLESHYFMHNSFFPNDNYILDNIDKFRDIRTIIVHGRQDIDTRPIGAWLVANELTNVELNLVDGAGHTQWDARNQALLVKATETIKKEINEGKI; this is translated from the coding sequence ATGAAACTATTTTCTAATATTGAACCTTATGAAAAAGGATATTTACAAGTTGATGATATCCACTCTTTATATTACGAAGTAAGCGGAAACCCTAATGGGCAAGCTGTATTCTTTTTCCATGGTGGTCCTGGAGGATCTACTTCAGCTAAATGTAGAAGATTCTTTGATCCTAAGTTTTATAAAATTGTACTTTTTGATCAAAGAGGTGCGGGTAAATCAAAACCATATTGTGAATTAAAAAATAATACTACTCAAGAATTAGTTGAAGATGTGGAAAAATTACGTAAACATCTGAATTTAGGCAAAGTTGTAATCCTTGGAGGTTCTTGAGGAAGCACGCTTGCAATGTGTTATGCAATTAAATATGCAAAAAACATTAAAGCTTTAATTTTACGTGGAGTGTTTTTAGCTCGACAAGAAGATATTGATTTCTTATATGAAAAAGGTGCTGATGTATTTTACCCAGATTACTTTGCTAAATATAAGAAATTTGTTGAAAATGAAAAAGGTAATAGTATTTTAGAAAAATACTACAACTTATTAATTGGGGATGATTTAGAAAAAAGAAAACAAGCAGCAGATTTATTTGCAAATTGAGAATCTGAAGTTGTTTCAATTAATAAAGCTAAATTACATCCAAATTTTAAATCTGATTACCAAATAGCTTTATTAGAATCACATTATTTTATGCACAATTCATTTTTCCCTAATGATAACTATATCTTAGATAATATTGATAAATTTAGAGATATTCGTACTATTATTGTACATGGACGTCAAGATATAGATACCCGTCCTATTGGAGCTTGATTAGTAGCTAATGAACTTACAAATGTTGAATTAAACCTTGTGGATGGGGCTGGACACACTCAATGAGATGCAAGAAATCAAGCATTATTAGTTAAAGCTACTGAAACAATCAAAAAGGAAATTAATGAAGGAAAAATCTAA
- a CDS encoding M24 family metallopeptidase, producing MNRTKLDKMFEQTGADVLISEAPQTRLWYAGVQTSDGFIAIEKDKATLFVDGRYIEYARNNAKNVEVVLIKGNSLAEWFKNAGYKKIALEKNYLTKEVQDRIVKMVNPEEIVWVDAQELRVLKDKEELKIMQKVIDISLEALEEFKQWVKPGVSEKEAGAYLNYLLKMHGGDKEGFDEIVATASSSAEPHHHTTDKKLVEGELLKVDFGARYKGYTADITRTWILGGEDKVKNPKTLEILNIVKEAAAAGRASVKPGMKASDVDKVCRDYIKAKGYGDYFVHSTGHGLGIDVHEWPSISPMSEWILEPGMILTVEPGIYIEGLGGARIEDDVLVTENGHYVFSRKEENNETIF from the coding sequence ATGAATAGAACAAAATTAGATAAAATGTTTGAACAAACAGGAGCAGATGTTTTAATCTCAGAAGCTCCACAAACAAGATTATGATACGCTGGTGTACAAACAAGTGATGGTTTTATCGCTATTGAAAAAGATAAAGCAACATTATTTGTTGATGGTAGATACATCGAATACGCTAGAAATAATGCTAAAAACGTAGAAGTTGTATTAATTAAAGGAAATTCACTCGCAGAATGATTCAAAAATGCAGGTTACAAAAAAATTGCTTTAGAAAAGAATTATTTAACTAAAGAAGTGCAAGATAGAATTGTAAAAATGGTTAACCCTGAAGAAATTGTTTGAGTTGATGCTCAAGAACTTAGAGTACTTAAAGACAAAGAAGAATTAAAGATTATGCAAAAAGTAATTGATATTTCTCTTGAAGCTTTAGAAGAATTTAAACAATGAGTTAAACCTGGAGTAAGTGAAAAAGAAGCGGGAGCTTACTTAAATTACTTACTTAAAATGCACGGTGGAGATAAAGAAGGGTTTGATGAAATTGTTGCTACAGCATCATCATCAGCTGAACCGCACCACCACACAACAGATAAAAAACTTGTTGAAGGTGAACTTTTAAAAGTTGACTTTGGTGCTAGATACAAAGGATATACAGCCGATATTACAAGAACATGAATTTTAGGTGGAGAAGATAAAGTTAAAAACCCTAAAACACTTGAAATTTTAAACATTGTTAAAGAAGCAGCCGCTGCCGGAAGAGCTTCAGTTAAACCTGGAATGAAAGCTAGCGATGTTGATAAGGTTTGCCGTGATTACATTAAAGCTAAAGGATACGGAGATTACTTTGTTCACTCAACAGGACATGGACTTGGAATTGATGTTCACGAATGACCTTCAATCTCACCTATGTCTGAATGAATTTTAGAACCTGGAATGATTCTTACAGTTGAACCAGGAATTTACATCGAAGGACTTGGTGGAGCTAGAATTGAAGACGATGTTTTAGTTACAGAAAACGGACACTACGTGTTCTCTAGAAAAGAAGAAAACAATGAAACTATTTTCTAA
- the rpmG gene encoding 50S ribosomal protein L33 yields MAREGYTLVCTECKMENYISKKNKKNHPEKVELSKYCSKCNAHTNHKEKK; encoded by the coding sequence ATGGCTAGAGAAGGTTATACATTAGTGTGCACAGAATGTAAAATGGAAAACTATATTTCTAAAAAGAACAAGAAAAACCATCCTGAAAAAGTTGAACTTTCAAAATACTGTTCAAAATGTAATGCTCACACAAACCACAAAGAAAAGAAATAA